The Candidatus Paceibacterota bacterium genomic sequence GGTCGAAGAGGCAACGGTCTCTCCGTCAATGGGGGAGGAGATTCTGATCTCGGGCCCGCTTAAAAGTTTTCTTGATTGATACCCTGCGTAGCCGAGAAATCCTGCCAAGAAGAGTATGACAAGGATCAATTTCACATAGAATTCTATCCCACGTTTCATTACAGTAGTTCTTTGGGAGTGGCTTCTTCCGAAGTATCGTCTTCTCCGATTTCTTCTCCTGCATCACTCGCGTCTCCTCCCATTACTTCTCTGGCCTTTGCTCCGCTTCCCGCGCCGATTACTCCGTTTTCTTCAAGCATGTCGATGAGGCGCGCTGCTCTCGCATACCCGACTCGCAGTTTCCTTTGGAGGTATGAAGTGGAAGCTTTCCCAGCTTTGAGCACTATCTCGCGCGCCTCTTCGTAGAGAGGATCTTCGTCGGCAGGATTTTCACCGTCTTCGAGATTAGAAGAAAAGGCAACATTTTTTTCAAGAGCTTCCGGAGAAAGGTTTATCTCGTTCGGCAATTCATCTTTGTATTGATCGACGATAAATTTCACCACATTCTTCACTTCGCTTTCTGAAATAAAAGGAGATTGAAGCCGGAGCGGTTTGGACATTTCTCCTGAAAGATAGAGCAGGTCTCCGGCACCAAGGAGTTTCTCTGCTCCTCCCGTATCAAGAATGGTTCGAGAGTCAATTTGCGACGAGACCTGGAGTGCTACTCGAGCGGGGATGTTCGCTTTGATAAGTCCTGTGATGACGTCTACCGAAGGACGTTGGGTGGAAAGTATAAGGTGAATTCCAACAGCTCGGCTCATTTGCGCGAGGCGAACAATAGACGCTTCAAGTTCTCGTGGATAGGTGGTCATGATGTCAGCGAGTTCGTCGAGAACAATGACGATATACGGCATTGTTTCTGGGAGCTGACCCGATTCGACTGGAGCTGTTTCGCCTTTATGTGCTTCCAGCATTTTTTTCTGTGCTGGAGCAAGGATATTTTTATGGTATGACTCAATGTCACGCACAGACTCCGCCTCAAGAATGTCATAACGGCGATCCATTTCTTTCGCTGCCCATTTGAGGGAGAGGATGGCTTTCTTCGCTTCGGTAATTACGGGAGTGAGAAGGTGGGGAATTTTGTTATACAAAGTGAGCTCAACACGCTTCGGGTCTATCATAATAAATCGAAGGCTTTCAGGAGAGTTCCGGTAGAGAAGGGAAGTGATGAGCGCGTGGATCGCCACTGATTTTCCAGAACCAGTCGAACCGGCGAGGAGGAGGTGTGGCATTTTTGCGATGTTTCCAAAATGTGCTTTTCCAGAAACGCTTTTCCCGAGGCCGACGAGAAGAGCTTTTTCAGAAGACTGAAATTCTTCCGTGCCGAGAATGGTCCCAAGTCCGACAGTTGTCTTATCGCGGTTTGGTATTTCAATTCCAACGAGCGATTGGCCGGGAATCGGTGCTTCGATACGGATGCTTTTTGCTGCAAGCGAGAGCGCAAGATCATTCTGAAGTGCGACGATCTTCGAGAGCTTTACTCCTTCGGCGGGCTTGAGTGAATATCGAGTGACCGAGGGGCCGATCGATATTTCATCCATCTCCACAGTGATTCCAAAGTTTTGGAGGGTTCTTTTTATGATATTCGCATTCGCTTTTATATCTCCCACTCCAGGCTTTCCCTTGTCCTCCTCAAGAAGAGAGAGTGGGGGAGGGGTGAAGGGTCGCATGCTTATGTATGACTTATGAGGAGCATCCATTTCCTCCTTTACTTTTCGCGATAGTGGAGGAGTGTCTCCGGGCTTTTCAATTTTGTAAACCTTCTCGGCGTCATCATCATTTGGCACTTCTTTCGCGAGCTTCATCCGCATTTCGTCCTTTTTGGTGAGTCCAAGCACGCTTACCTTAACTTCCTTCTCCTGCACCTCTCTTTTTTTGAACAAAGAAACAAACCAAGACCACTGAAGCGGAGTATCGAGAATTACGAGAAGGGAAATAATAATGACCACAAAGAGAAGGAAGACGCTTGCGTAGAAGTCAAAAAATGTAAGGAATGGGGTTGAGACGATTTTCCCGACGATCCCAGCTCGAAAAGGAGCGAGGAGATCGAGGACTCCGAGACCTGCGAAAAAGAAAAAGAGCGAACCAAGTATTCTCGAAAGGACAAAATGCCCGGTAGCTTTTTTGATCGAAGAAAATCCGAGAAGGATAAAGAGAAGGGGAATAAGAAAATATCCGATGCCGAGGAGGAAGGCGAAGAGTTCATAGATTGCTTTGCCTACGGGCCCGGCTTTATCCGCACTCGCGAGCAAAAAGAATACAGCTATAGCAAAAAAAACAAGACCAAGTATTGTTTGGGAGGTCTCTTCCTTTAATCGCAAGGAAGATCTTTTTTCCTCATTTTTTTTCGCCATAATTCTCATCATCATATCATATTTTCTTTTTCTTTTGGCGCGGATTTGCTTTATAACTTTAAAACTTTACAACTTTATAACAAAATCTCGTCAATAGACGGGTTTGTTTGTCCGATATATAATGGACACTAAGAATCAGAAAAAAATCTCCAAAAATCTCCAAAAATTGATAAAGGACAGGTAAGGGAAGTGTAAAAGACAATAAAAGACACAAGAATGGAAGAAAAAAACAATAGTAATTCAAATAACCGAAGTTACGATTCTTCACCCAGGAATGAAGAAAATAAGGGATTTTCGGGTAATGAGATTAAAACGCAAGATGGGCACTTTGATTTCTTGTCTCAGAAGTCTCAAAGACTTTCCACTGCCCTTTATATGCTCACTAACCTTTTTGAGCAAAACGACCCTCTTCGTTTCAAGCTCCGGGAGATGGCCGTAAAGCTCGTATCGGACACAATGTGTCTCATACATTTATCAATAAAAGAAAGAGATCAGAAAATAAAAACAACATATTTTCTCGCGACAGAGATACTCTCTCTGTGCGAGATTGGTTATGCATCCGGAATGATGTCGGAGATGAATCACCTCATCTTGAAGAAGGAATTTGGGCTTTTTACAGAGACTTTGCAGTCGAAAAGAGTTCGAAAAGATGAAGAAAATACTTTCACTATTCCAAGCAATTTTTTCAGCGTGAATGAAATATCGGACAATCATTCCGGGACGCTTCTGAAAGGAGGCAGTTTCGAAAAGGATATAATCAAGAATCTTTCCACGGGAGACAAAAGACCCCTCTTGGGTTATAAAGGACATTATAAAAGACATATAGATGTAAAAGACAATAATGTCCTTTATAAAGACATCCAAAGGACAGCGCCTGCTGTTGATAGAAGAGAAATGATATTAAAGGCTTTTAGAGATAGAAAAGAAGGCTCGTTGACCATAAAAGACATTGGGGAGGTTATAAAGGACTGCAGCGAAAAAACTATTCAGAGACAGCTCATTGATATGGTTAAGAATGGTGTCCTAGAGAAACATGGCGAAAGACGATGGAGTTCTTATTCTATTAAGAAATAGGATAGCTTAGAATAAACATCTTGATTGCGCGCTCCCTACCATACATGTTCAAAAGTGATCTTGGTCACAATTTACTCTGTTCTACGTCATTAAGGGTAGTCATACCCTATTTGGATTGACTTTAAGCCCCTAAATGAGTAGAATCATTGAATGTTGAAATACAACAAAAAAAGGGCCACATAAGGCCATTTTGGCGTTTTTCAACAATCCTTCTACGGGTGGTTTAATAAGGTCTTATTTTGGGGAAACTGCAGAAATCAGTTATCCACATAAGCCTTATTTTACAGCTACGATATGGGGATATATAATTGAGCGGTGAGATAATTTCGCATTCAATTTGCGCAATTTATCCGGATACTGTTCTGTTATATTTGTCCGAGAGAACGAAACAGATCATTGACATTTTCATAGAGAGTCCTATTTACAGAATTCCTTATTCTTCCACTCTTTCTATATGAAAGAGGGACACGACATGTTTACGGTAAGTATTTCAGACCAAAATTCGTTAACTACTTTTTTCATCTTGTGTCGATATATGAGATGGGGAAAATAGTGTAGTTAGAGAGAGTGCTTTGCAAGAAATTGCAAAGTTACATATTGAATCATTATCGTTTCCGCATTGAAAAATGTTGAGACGAGATTGATTAAAAGCGCAAATGCATTTTTAGTTCTTAAGTCGAGACTGAAATGTGTTTCGCACATTACGCAATCAGGAATAATTTTTTTCTTCATTCATTATTAATAATCTGAAGAGAAAGGTATTTCCAAAAAATTAATAAAATATGAATTATAAAACAAAGAGAGTAGTTGCAGGAGTTCTCGGTTTGGCAATGGCAGTCTCAATGGTTGCTGCTGCTGGAGGAGCTCTTACAGCTTTGGCTTCGTTCGACGTAAACCTTACTGTCGGCTCAACAGGAGCAGATGTAACGGCACTTCAAAACTGGCTTATTGAGAACGGATTTCTCAGTATCCCAGCTGCGACTGGCTACTTCGGTCCTTTGACCCAATCAGCAGTTGCTGCTTATCAGACAAGTGTTGGTATTACACCAGCAGCTGGTTATGTAGGTCCAATCACTCGAGCTAAGCTCAACGCGGGCGGTTCAGTTTCTGGAAACTTCCCAGCAGGTTGTACAAGCGCTTCAGGTTACAGCAGTGTAACAGGATTGCCTTGCGCACCGATTGGTTTCCCAGCAGGATGTACTTCAGCTTCAGGATTTAGTTCAACAACTGGACAGCCATGTTCGGGTGGTGGATCTTTCCCAGCAGGATGTACTTCAGCTTCAGGATTTAGCACAACAACCGGAATGTCATGTTCTGGCGGTTCATCAGGAGGTGGTTCACTTTCTGGTGGCGCAGGTGAAATAACAGTAACTGCTAAGACAGCTGGTACAGAAACCACTGTTGGCGAAGGAAAAGAGGAAAAGGTCCTCGGTATGGAGATAGAGGCTGATGATAACTCTGATGCTGAAATCACTTCTATGCGACTTATCGCTACTGTTGACACCGATGGAGCAACAAGATTCAACCGATATGTTGACGAAGTAAAGGTATATATGGGAAGCAAAGAGGTAGGTTCATTGGATTCATCTGATTTCTCACGAGATGCAGCTGAATTCACTGGAACCATTTCTCTCCATGGTGCCGTCGTACAGAAAGGCGAGAAAGTTCGATTCTATGTCGCTTTTGTCGCTAACAACATTATTGATTCTGATGATCTAGACAATACGATCAATCTCGTCGTAAGTCGAATCCGATTTACTGACGCTACAGGAGCAATCCTCACAAATGAGGACATTGATACTGATGATGTGACCGTATCTTTCGAAGACGCAACAGAAAGTGATGGAGCAAAGGTGCAATCAGACTCTTCTACACCTGATGCACAGATTTTGAAAGTTGAAGATAATAGTAGTTCAGAAGAATACCATATCTTCTCATTCAAGATTAAGTCAGACTCAGGCGCATCTGATATGGAGGTCACATCGCTTCCTATCAACCTCTCAATCTACAACGCATCTACTACAGCTATCAACACGGAAGACTTGATTGATGATATGTATGTGATGATTGGTGGAAAGAAGTATGATGATTACACATTCGACAACACAAGTATTGCTACAGCTAGTACAGAGACCGCTATAGCTACCTTCACCATAGACGAAGGAGATCTAACAGTTGACGGTGGTACTACTGAGCAAGCTAAGGTGTACGTCAAATTCGGTAGACAAGAAGACAAATACGCTGCTGCTGATACAACAGTTACAGCTTCTGTCGTCGGTTCTACTATTGACGCAGAAAACTCTAACGGTGATACCATTGACTTGACTGGTACTGTCACTGGAAAGACAATGACAGCTGCTATTTCTGCTGCTGAAGTCACAGACTTCACTTGGGCAGTAGGAACTGGCGGAACATACATAGACTTCTTCTTCACAGTAACAGCTGGCGATGAAGACTTCGATGTTCTTACAGCAAGCATTGCTTCTTCTACATCTGGTAATGCAACAACATCTTCTGGAACTCTCACAAAGAGCTCTGGCGATGATGTAACTAGCATTTCAGGAGGATTCACTGTCGCTTCTGGAGATACAACAACGTTCAAAGTTAGATACTTGGTAACAGGTTCTAACGGAACAATCTCAACAGTAACGATTACTTCTGTGGCTGGACAAGAGGTACCTGACAACAAACAGGAATCTCCTACAGCAACAAGAAACGTTTACTAATCTCTTGTGACTTATTGGGCCCAAAAGCCTAATGAGATGATTACAAAACCGCCCTTCGGGGCGGTTTTGTTTTGTCTGGTTTCTCATATAAAGTTGGAAAGGCCTTAAAAGCCCCGCCGAGCTTGCTCTCGGCGGGGCTTTTTTGTGGATGTTTTCTTCCGAGATGGATGGTACACTATTCGTATGTGGAAATACTTCGATAAGACCTTTTTTAAGTTTCTGATAGGTTTTTTGGTCATTCTGACCGCCAGTTTTCTCCTCCTCATTTTCACCAACGCCTATAAGATAAAAATCGAAGCGCAATCCCAATTCGCCAATCCTCCTTTAGTGCAAGATCAATGAGACGGCGAGGGTTACAAATTTTTCTCCTCATTTTTTCTTCTCTCTGCATTTTCAATATAAACTCTGTAAAAGCGGAGACCGTCATCACCGATTCAGAAATTTCTGTCGATACCACATGGACAAAAGTAAATAGCCCCTATATTATTTCAGGCGATTTGATTATCGATTCAGGCGTGACTCTCACAATTGAACCAGGAGTTATTGTGAAAATGGAAAACAGCGCTTTGTATGTAGATGGGAAAATCGTCGCGGAAGGCACTGAAAACGAGAAGATATACTTCACCTCGTTTGCAGACGATTCTCTCGGAGGAGACACGAATGGCGACGGTGCTCTCACGACACCATCGGAATTCGATTACGACGGCATCAGGTTGTGGGGAAGCGACCCTGGATCACATTTCTCTCATGCAGTTTTCCAGTATGCTTCAATAGCTCTCGATTTCGATACCACTACTGCCACACTGGATGCTGTCTCCATCGAGCATGGCAATGGAGGAATCTCTGCCTTTAATGCAGATATTTCTCTTAAAAATTCTCATCTTTTCGATCTTTCATTTGATGCAGTTGATGGATATGGCGCGAGTAAGATACTCGTTGCTTCAAGCATTATCGAAGATCTTCAGGGCTCTGCTTTTGGCATGTATAACGACTCGATGCTCATACTCAAAGACTCGACGATAAAAAATCTTCAAGATGGAACTGGTGTGATCTTATTCGATTCTTTTGCGGATATTCAAGATTCGACTTTTGAAAATATTACTCGGGATGCGGTGGGTGTCTACAATTCGAAGCTTACTTTCAAGGATTCTTCAGCCAAAGATAATGATTGGGGTTCTGCAATTTATGCGCAAGGCACAAGCGATGTCACCATTTCAGGAAGTTCATTCGACGGCGGTTTCAATTCGGGCGTTGAATTTTATGGAAACAGCTGGAGCGGACAACATTCTTCTTTTTCTGTATCAAACTCGACTTTTCAAAATTATCTTTATGCCGGAATAAGTGCGGGGGATATTGTTTCCGGGAGTATCGCTTCAAGCACAATTCAGAAAAATTTTATCGGTCTTGATGTGTGGAATATCCCGTTGCTCATAAGCGGAAGTGCAATAAAAGAGAATGATCTTCTGGGACTTTGGAATGAATCGGATGAAAAAGTAGTTGATGCAAAAAATAACTGGTGGGGAGATGTAGGAGGCCCGTACGAAGAAGTTGGGAATCCGCTTGGATTTGGAAATGAGGTAATGGGAGCTGTTAATTACACGCCATGGCTTAGCGAAGATCCATTTTTAGTAATAGAGCCGGAGTGCTGTTCAAGCGTTGCATTTTTGCCGGGAATCGAGGGAAGTAGGTTGTATAAGCAGGGCCTGATTTTTGAAGACCAGCTTTGGGAGCCGAATTACTATAGCGATGTAGAGGCTCTTCATTTAGATGCAAATGGAAAAAGCAAAGACCCTTCGGTTTACACAAAGGACGTTATTGATAGTGTAAATATTGCGGGTACAAAAATTTACCGAAGTTTCATGGATGAGATGGATGGTTTGAAAACCGCAGGCACAATATCAGATTGGGAACCGCTTCCGTATGATTGGCGGCTTTCCGCGGATGATACGGTGGCGAATCCTGTGAAGCTCGCAGGCGGGGGTACATATTCGATGGTTGCCCAAATTGAAAATCTGGCGGCAAATTCGAAAACGGGGAAAGTCACGCTCATCGCGCACAGTATGGGAGGAATTGTAAGCAAAGCGCTTATCAAAGCACTTGAGGCAAAAGGGGAGGCGGGACTTATCGATAAGTTAATTCTGGTCGCCTCTCCGCAGATCGGTACGCCACAGACAATTGGTTCGCTTCTGCACGGATACGGAGAAGAACTTTTCCACGGACTTCTGGCGGGCGCAGCCACAATGCGAACATTTGGCGAGAATCTTTCCGGAGCGTATCAGCTTTTGCCTTCTGCAGAATATTTTACAAAAGTGTCGGATCCGGTTGTTACATTTGATCCATCAATCGATACCGTTTCAGATTTCAGACAAAAATATGGAGAAAGTATTTCCACCAAAGCAGGACTTCAGAATTTTCTTCTTGGAGCAGATGGCAGAGCAAAACCATCGGCAGAAGATATTACCTTGCCGAATATTTTGAATTCTACAATTCTCACAAATGTAAATACACTTCATGACAATATCGATTCATACCAAATTCCGTCGGACATTGCAGTAACGCAAATTGCCGGTTGGGGATTGGATACGATAAAAGGAATTAAATATCAGACGAAAGATGTAACAGTCTGCGCCGATAAAGGAGCCTGTCAGACGAATAAAGAATTGGACATGCGACCAATCTTTACGGAAGATGGAGATGGGACGGTGGTGGTGCCAAGTGCGGCGAAGTTGAATACGAGTAAATATTTTTTTGATTTTCCCCTCTATAACTCGCAATTTAATATATCTCTTGAACATAAGAACATTCTCGAGTCTTCTGTAATTCTCGATTTTCTAAAAAACAAAATTATCGAAGCGACAAGTTCTGCTGATTTCATTACTTCCACAGAACCAGATCCAGTTGATCTTGGCAAACAGATTCGTCTTTCTGGTCACTCGCCGATTTCACTAGATCTCTATGATAGCGACGGTCATCACACGGGCCTTATCTCTATTCCTAATTCAGATTTTAATTACGCAGAAGAACAAATTCCGAATAGTTATTATTTTGAACTTGGCGATGGGAAGTATGTAGGATTCCCAGATGATAATTCCACAAATGTAAAAATATCTGGCACTGGTATTGGAACTTTTACCCTCGATATTGAACGAGTGGTAGGAGGCCAGACAACCACAACTTCTTCATACGCGGATATTCCCGTTTTCCCAACAACGCAAGCCTCTCTTCTCGTATCTGCGACTTCCACCACGCTTTCACTAGATCTCGATGGGAATGGTGCAGTGGATTTCAATCTAGCTCCGACGCAAGAGCTTGATTCAATCGCGTATTTCAAAGTAATGAAGAATATCATTGCTTCTCTCAACTTATCTCCTGGCGTTACCAAGCCTCTTCTTGCTAAAATTGATAATGCGATAAAGATGCTTCAGAAAAGCAAGGTGTCAAATGTCCAGAAAAGAATTTCTAGTATGTTGCATCAGATAGAAATAAAAAATAAAAAGAAAGTGAATAAAAAAATTGATTCTATCGACGCACAATTCTTGGTTACTATGCTTACTAATTTATTAGATAATCTCCCAAAATAATGAGTCATCGAAAAATTCTAGGGACACTGGTAGTCATAATAACTTTATTGTTTGGCATCGGTTTGTCATTGATGTATCCGAATAATATTGGATTGTGTTCTATTGGAGAAAGGTGTGTTTACGATTCAGTATTTTATCTCTGGAAACCTCTACTCTTCAGTCTAATACCTGTTCTTTTAGTATTGATCTTATTCCTATTTCTTTCAGATAAATTTTTCAATATTTGGTGGAAATTTGCCCTTGTTTATTTTATTCTCGCTTTTTTGTGGATTTCGACAACACCCATAATGTGCCGCAGTCTTATCTGTTTTGACCGTGAATATGTGGCGATAGTTTCTGGAGTCGGATTTCTTATCGTTAGTTTCATTATAATCATTACAAAAACTGTTCTTCTTCGCAGGAAAAAGATTTAAAACTCGTACCAAACTTTTGCGCTCAAAGGTTCTTTGTTTGGGTGGGTGAGCGTAGTTAACATATGTTAACTATTGCAATCTTAGTTAACATAGCATATAATCGACCCATGGAAAATAAAGGAACCAAGAAACTCTTATCGACCGCTGAAGTGGCTAAAATCCTTGGAATTAGTCGTGTTGCTGTATTTAAGAAGATTCAAAGTGGTGAAATAAAAGCCCAAAAAATCGGCCGAAATTATGTTATCGAAAGCACTGATTTGAGTGCAGCTCTCGGTGTTATTTTATCTCCTGAAAGGAAAAAAGAGATTGAGAAATCAGTTGACAAAACAGTGAAAGAATACGGTGAAGCTCTCAAGATGCTGGGTAAAGAATA encodes the following:
- a CDS encoding right-handed parallel beta-helix repeat-containing protein, giving the protein MRRRGLQIFLLIFSSLCIFNINSVKAETVITDSEISVDTTWTKVNSPYIISGDLIIDSGVTLTIEPGVIVKMENSALYVDGKIVAEGTENEKIYFTSFADDSLGGDTNGDGALTTPSEFDYDGIRLWGSDPGSHFSHAVFQYASIALDFDTTTATLDAVSIEHGNGGISAFNADISLKNSHLFDLSFDAVDGYGASKILVASSIIEDLQGSAFGMYNDSMLILKDSTIKNLQDGTGVILFDSFADIQDSTFENITRDAVGVYNSKLTFKDSSAKDNDWGSAIYAQGTSDVTISGSSFDGGFNSGVEFYGNSWSGQHSSFSVSNSTFQNYLYAGISAGDIVSGSIASSTIQKNFIGLDVWNIPLLISGSAIKENDLLGLWNESDEKVVDAKNNWWGDVGGPYEEVGNPLGFGNEVMGAVNYTPWLSEDPFLVIEPECCSSVAFLPGIEGSRLYKQGLIFEDQLWEPNYYSDVEALHLDANGKSKDPSVYTKDVIDSVNIAGTKIYRSFMDEMDGLKTAGTISDWEPLPYDWRLSADDTVANPVKLAGGGTYSMVAQIENLAANSKTGKVTLIAHSMGGIVSKALIKALEAKGEAGLIDKLILVASPQIGTPQTIGSLLHGYGEELFHGLLAGAATMRTFGENLSGAYQLLPSAEYFTKVSDPVVTFDPSIDTVSDFRQKYGESISTKAGLQNFLLGADGRAKPSAEDITLPNILNSTILTNVNTLHDNIDSYQIPSDIAVTQIAGWGLDTIKGIKYQTKDVTVCADKGACQTNKELDMRPIFTEDGDGTVVVPSAAKLNTSKYFFDFPLYNSQFNISLEHKNILESSVILDFLKNKIIEATSSADFITSTEPDPVDLGKQIRLSGHSPISLDLYDSDGHHTGLISIPNSDFNYAEEQIPNSYYFELGDGKYVGFPDDNSTNVKISGTGIGTFTLDIERVVGGQTTTTSSYADIPVFPTTQASLLVSATSTTLSLDLDGNGAVDFNLAPTQELDSIAYFKVMKNIIASLNLSPGVTKPLLAKIDNAIKMLQKSKVSNVQKRISSMLHQIEIKNKKKVNKKIDSIDAQFLVTMLTNLLDNLPK
- a CDS encoding DNA translocase FtsK, producing MAKKNEEKRSSLRLKEETSQTILGLVFFAIAVFFLLASADKAGPVGKAIYELFAFLLGIGYFLIPLLFILLGFSSIKKATGHFVLSRILGSLFFFFAGLGVLDLLAPFRAGIVGKIVSTPFLTFFDFYASVFLLFVVIIISLLVILDTPLQWSWFVSLFKKREVQEKEVKVSVLGLTKKDEMRMKLAKEVPNDDDAEKVYKIEKPGDTPPLSRKVKEEMDAPHKSYISMRPFTPPPLSLLEEDKGKPGVGDIKANANIIKRTLQNFGITVEMDEISIGPSVTRYSLKPAEGVKLSKIVALQNDLALSLAAKSIRIEAPIPGQSLVGIEIPNRDKTTVGLGTILGTEEFQSSEKALLVGLGKSVSGKAHFGNIAKMPHLLLAGSTGSGKSVAIHALITSLLYRNSPESLRFIMIDPKRVELTLYNKIPHLLTPVITEAKKAILSLKWAAKEMDRRYDILEAESVRDIESYHKNILAPAQKKMLEAHKGETAPVESGQLPETMPYIVIVLDELADIMTTYPRELEASIVRLAQMSRAVGIHLILSTQRPSVDVITGLIKANIPARVALQVSSQIDSRTILDTGGAEKLLGAGDLLYLSGEMSKPLRLQSPFISESEVKNVVKFIVDQYKDELPNEINLSPEALEKNVAFSSNLEDGENPADEDPLYEEAREIVLKAGKASTSYLQRKLRVGYARAARLIDMLEENGVIGAGSGAKAREVMGGDASDAGEEIGEDDTSEEATPKELL
- a CDS encoding helix-turn-helix domain-containing protein is translated as MENKGTKKLLSTAEVAKILGISRVAVFKKIQSGEIKAQKIGRNYVIESTDLSAALGVILSPERKKEIEKSVDKTVKEYGEALKMLGKE
- a CDS encoding peptidoglycan-binding domain-containing protein, producing the protein MNYKTKRVVAGVLGLAMAVSMVAAAGGALTALASFDVNLTVGSTGADVTALQNWLIENGFLSIPAATGYFGPLTQSAVAAYQTSVGITPAAGYVGPITRAKLNAGGSVSGNFPAGCTSASGYSSVTGLPCAPIGFPAGCTSASGFSSTTGQPCSGGGSFPAGCTSASGFSTTTGMSCSGGSSGGGSLSGGAGEITVTAKTAGTETTVGEGKEEKVLGMEIEADDNSDAEITSMRLIATVDTDGATRFNRYVDEVKVYMGSKEVGSLDSSDFSRDAAEFTGTISLHGAVVQKGEKVRFYVAFVANNIIDSDDLDNTINLVVSRIRFTDATGAILTNEDIDTDDVTVSFEDATESDGAKVQSDSSTPDAQILKVEDNSSSEEYHIFSFKIKSDSGASDMEVTSLPINLSIYNASTTAINTEDLIDDMYVMIGGKKYDDYTFDNTSIATASTETAIATFTIDEGDLTVDGGTTEQAKVYVKFGRQEDKYAAADTTVTASVVGSTIDAENSNGDTIDLTGTVTGKTMTAAISAAEVTDFTWAVGTGGTYIDFFFTVTAGDEDFDVLTASIASSTSGNATTSSGTLTKSSGDDVTSISGGFTVASGDTTTFKVRYLVTGSNGTISTVTITSVAGQEVPDNKQESPTATRNVY